The Mus musculus strain C57BL/6J chromosome 3 genomic patch of type FIX, GRCm38.p6 PATCHES MG3714_PATCH region CACACGCCACAGCCGTAAGTTCAGGGAGGAATGTAGGGTTACTTACATTCTTTGATGAACAAGTAAGTAAGTGTGAGCACGACAGTGTGGCCGCTGAAGAGGAAGTCTCCGCACAGGATGTGAGATCCCGTGATAGACAGTCCCCCGCCAGAAATCAGCCGGAGAATCCGCTGTATTTTTGCCTGAGAGTCTCCATTGAGCTGAGTgacagaagacagagagggaagtTGACAAGATGCTCAAAACCACGATTCGGATAGAAAAGTCACCAGGCTGTGATGtgtatcttcttttttaaaaaattttcctgGTAGCATAGAAAAGTCAAAAAGCATTCCAAGAGGAAACTCCTCAAACTAGGTTCTCCTCATTTTGTTGGTTGGGGTTTATTGACatgctttaaatttttcattatgttgCTAATAATATGTTTTTGTGGTGTTGTGTCCTTGggcaaagcttttaaaaatattaataaccaATGACTTCACCACTATGTGCTAAAAAGCAGATCAGAGCTACTTTGTTTCCTTTTGGCAGAAGGACGTGAGGATTTGGGGCCATTACCATCTGACTAAGCTGAAACTTTAGCTCAGTACCCAGTGTTAAGTGGGTAGCACCAGGTGTGCATACAGCCCCATTAGTATCTGCCGGTAACACAGGACTACAAGAAACTCACCTCACAATTGAAATAGAGTTGGAAGTGACAGACTAGGGGTTCAAAGCTTTCAAAACTTTGCATATCACAAGGAATCTTAGTTCTCCACAGGAGTCAAGGGACCAGAGGCCTCTCTAAACCACAGTGTTGTTATAAGAAACAATGACAGGCCAGGGCGAGAGTGGGAGGCAGTAGTTTAAAATGTATCTCCTATGAAACTGAAGCATGCAAGCAAGAGTAAGTTAGAATATGAGGCATGAAAActtagaagagaaattggagggCTGGAGGGACAGACAGTTCTGGGACTCCTAATACAGAAAAGTCAACATAGGCTGTCTGAGAATGGTACTCAGGAAGACATCATGTGATGGTCTACATGAAGGAGACACACGGAAGGACTGGTACTGAGAAGTCATTTGTGACCTTAGGGACAGGTTTGTGACATGTCTTCAATGTACACAGCTCTGCTACTTCTGAGCCCTGGTCCCTGACATGAGGCAGTTCAACCATACCAGTGGAGTGGGAGGTGGGGCAAACACCGTCAcaagcctttgatcctagcactcagactgtggaggcagaggcaggcagagctcttagTTGTCATAGACATTATGTtaaagtggaaaaaaatgaataacCCAGTCCACAAGACTGCCAAGTAACAGGTGACTAATCTCACCTAGCAAGGAGCTCTGGAGCCAGGAGGACATGCCCTTGAGGAAGGCAACAGGCCGGTTGACAGATCACATGACTGACCTCAGGCATCCTCAAAAAGGCATTTGGTCAGCTATATCATATAAAGCACCATGCTCCTGACATACAATACGACTGTTTGCTCTATCAGCAGCCCATTATCCTCTTCCTGTCATGAGACCGGTACAAAACCACCCACCATGAGAAGCAATAAAAAGGTCACGCGCAATGCCCAAGTGATGTATTCCCCTTCATTTCACCTCCACCCACCTGTCGCAACTCCACTTCTCTGGAGGCAGGGACACTTAAAGTCATTAGCCTCTCTCTGCTTGGGGTCAGATACCCTGAGATCTAAATAAAGTGGGTTCCTAGGTCACACATCGTGTTCCCTCTTCTGTTCAGCAGTGGTGGTGTatgacagcccccccccccccacatacagtTTTCTCTCAGGTCTCAGTTATTCAGTCAACCACAGCCTAAAAATATTAAGTGGAAAGCTCCCCccaagaaataatttaaattttctttgtttttaagtttcaACTAACTTTTATTATAGGACATTAATATTTCCCCGTATTTTATCATTACTCTTTAAAATTGTTATACTGTGCCTAGTTTATAAATTTAATCAGACATACATATttgattacatatatatgtacacacacatatatatatacacacacacacatagagagagagagaagctgtatACATAGTGTCCAGTGCTACCTGCAGGTTCAGAGATCCACTGGACATCTTGGGATGTGCCTTCTGTGGAAATAGGAGACACTGCAAATGGATTTCTGGTAGCCTTTGGTTGAATACAGTTATTAAATAGAGAAACAgactcttttgttttcctttcctgttagctacatttatttatttatttgaatgtgtgtgtgtgtgcgtgtgtgtgtgtgtgagagagagagagtgtgagtgagagagagagagagagagagagagagagagagagagaggcatatgCACATGTGGACATGTAGAGTTGGGTGTTGGCTCTCTCTTTCTACCGTTTGGGTACCGTTGGTCCTGGGTATTGTATTCGGAGCACTGGTCTTGACAGCAACCGCCTTTACGCATTAAGCTATCCAACTGGCTCACTCTGTCCCTTAAACCCTATCCAGAGATGTGAGATCATGCTTTGAAAATGCTAAACAGAactttagaagaagaagaaaggagggagatcGCAGGGCACGCCTGGGCAGGGAGAGAGGCTAGCGAGCACTGGGGCTGGAGGATGACCCTGATAGTCTTTCTTAGGCCTACTGCAGTCACCACACATCACTCAACACTATTACTCTTCATTTCTTTGTCTCCAGATGTCAGTCTATGCAGCTGGCTGTCATGTAAAGTCAAAGTTGCAGAAACCAAAGAAAGCAGCATCAATCAAAACACCCAAATTCATAGCTCCCCTCCCATTCTTAAGGATTCCTCTAACAGTGACTCCCATATACTGCTTCCCACAAAATAAAGGAGGTACAGAGCAGTCCAAGGTGGCTGCCAAAACTTGACCCTCAGCACTGTCCTTCTATTAAGAAAAGCCCTTTGCCCACTGCTAGACAATTagcagagagtaagagaccttAGAACACTTAGccataaatgggatgtctccatcaaatccctcccctcggggctcagggaaccctgcagaagaggaggcagaaagagtgtaagagccagagggcatGGAGGACATGAAGGACATGAAGGAAGGGGACGAGGTCTTCTGAATACAGCAGGACTGATTGATGCACACAGGAACTCAGAGAGACTGGCTGCAAGCACGGGACCTGCACCAGTCAGTGCCAGATTAGGAGGAATGGACGCAAGCCCCTACCCTAACCTGGAAGCCATCTCcaactgataaccacttgcaaatgaagaCTTCGTCTCCTCCAggaacaaactactcttaagggcaGGCTGTGTGCCCGGCTGCAGATGCCAACGGGAAAGCAACTCAAGGGCATTCTGGAGGTTTCCTAGCTCATAATGTCCTGTTCAGGGTTAAATTCAgccattctctcccttcctccctctctttccccttctccccttctctctctaccccccccccctttcccttaCTTGCCCTCTGTGTATATTGTGGTTTCCTGTTTTGAGTGTTTATGGGATTCTTGAGTGTTCAAGCAAGTGGTTCTGTGtctatttctgtttctcttgcctttcttgggtcctttcccccgtttgtttgtttgctttgtcctattctgttgtgtctgtgtttgtcttatCATATTATGTTTTTATTCCTTAGACGCATGTTTATtgtctaatgagagacagaagggggTGGATGTGGCTGGGAGGGGAAGTGGGCATGAACTGGAGAGGGTTGAAGGAGGggttatataaaaagaaaatttattatcaataaaagataaaaacataatatgtatatgtaaaaattttcaattaatgaaagagggaaaaaggacttaaagagaagaaaaagaaaagcccttTGGCCATCTTTAGCCATGGTGAGGGAGGGAAAGCTGGCCCCAAAGGTTTCCACGGGAAACAAACACACGTCACTGTCACTATACAAAATGACTTAGAAAAATGACATTTCACAACTAAGCCAACTTTCACCTAGACACACACTGAAGAAAATAGACATTCTGGCTGGAATCcagagcctctgtgtgtgtgtgtgtgtgtgtgtgtgtgtgtgtgtctgtctgcctgtagCAAATCATAAGCAAAGGACTTTTCAAAATCATGAACTAGACAAGCAGAACCTTGATGGCCAAACCGCAAGAGCCCCGATGCCACCGTGATAACTCAGTGTTGTGCAGAGTCGCTGGTTCCCAGCCAGGGGCATCCGTCCTCTAAAAGTGAGAGGTCCTTGACATGCAAAGACCTGCCACTGCTCATGCTGAAAGATATTCAACAGCCCTGCCAACACAGGAAACAGGTAGCTCGCAAAGAGCCCCATGGCCACAGGCAGCGAAGCAGCACTTGGAAGTAGCAGCTGGGTCAAATTTAGACCCAGCAGCTTTGACTCCTGTTCTTTATCACCATGGCTTCTTCAGCCAGACAGGAAGATACATGTGTCTGTTTCACAGAACCAGGTCGCAGGCAACTGCAGCCTGCTCATCGGGGGAGGGCCTGATCACTGACCGCGGTGGGTGACGAGTCCGGGAGGCTGTCAGGAGTGACTGTGGCTTGGCTACCCCAACAGCTTGTTTCCTGCCATAGCTTTGGGAAGCTGCAGCTCTTCCGTGAAGGGTGACCTTTAATCTGCGCTTCTATAATCAGTCGCTTTTCTCTGCTAACCTCATCCATTCCTGGGAAGGGTTTGCCCTCCTCTCTGCCGCGGCCACCTCACCAATGAACACACGGTAACAGTGTTCCGTAGTAAGGGCTCAGACATGCTCATTAAGCTTTTGAACTCTCATGTCTTAAATTAGTTTCAGTCAAAGTCAGCCAGTGTTTAAATTCAATATGTACACCGTCTTAATTACAGACACGTACTGCTTTGATGGCTTTAGGAAATGACTGCCTTCCCAAACCACACCTATGTTTGGTAAGGGAGATGGCTGGCTGGCTTCTCCAGAATCgctctgccttccttccctcaaCATCTGCTTAGTGTTCAGTGAAGTCTGATGTTAGCCTTCCTTCCCTCGTCCAGAAAGCACATGATCTGTAAGTTTCCGTTTCATACACCAGGGTGCACGGGTGTCTGAGGTGAAGAGTGGCCCTCCTGCGGCTGGATGCTATGTGAGGAAGCCGTAACTTCATTTCAGACAGATTCCACAGCAGCAAAGGCTCCTCCATCTTTCCAATGTCTGGATGTCTGGCGTTCTCCTTGAGTTTTCCCCTTTAAGCCCTATCTGCAGCATTCGTACATCCTGTCAATCTAACCTGCAGCAACGTGCCCCGAATTCAGTGACATCAATTCCACAATCATAACCATCCAGGTTCACGTTCTTCAGGCAGTGAGGACCTTTGCAGCCTGTGGCCAGACCTGCCAACCCTTCCACTACCTGCTGCTGCTTGACCGCAGTGCAGATAAATTGTTCTCCTGGCCTGCAGCTCTCACCCCTTCCATGGGGCTGACTCTCTCTTGcccaagtgttttgttttgttttttaaacacctTTCCCTGACCTTTCTATAGAAAAATTCCTACTGTTTTCCTCCAACAATCACCTGAATTACCATCGTGCAAAACATTAcgaatgtatttattatttgctGTTATTTGAAAGAATATAAGCACCCCCCTGGGGGCGTGTGCTTTGTTCACTAAGCAGCCAGGACATACATATAACCCTTACAGAATGAATGTTGCTGGACACATACACGtctatgtgtatatctatgtacaGCTAAAGCAGATTAGAGAGTATGCTAGGTTGCAGCTAATTCCCACGCCAGCATATGGAAGACTGTGCGATGGATGCACTGGGTGCTCTGGAATTGCTTTCCCAATTCCCCTCTGTGGGACCCGGGGGCTTACCTTGGGAGCACACTGGAAGTGCATTCCGGGCACAGGTAACGTAGTGACATACATAGTTATACAGCGATACAGGTATAAAGTTCCCATGATGAAGAAGAATCTGCGCCCCACTATTGACCTAAAGAAAAAACAGGGGTGGGGAGAAACAAGTTTACCGGTTGttgattttgttattattatttattttgggggaCTAGCCTGCACCACACTACGTTCTCAGACTCGTGATCCTTGGGCctgggcctcctgagtgctgggattacaaggatTAAGCTATCACGCCTGGATCCAATATTTTAATCAATCAATGTTTAATGAAAATAGTGTACACAGTGGAATTAAAAAATACACCTCAGTTTTACATTTTAAGGCCTGTGAGCTACCTATCCCATAATTCCACAGTAAGACTGGACTCCCATCTCCAAAAAAGATTTACAAGCTAAAGTACCTCTAAGTCATTAGAAAGGGACTAAGGATGTGGGCACAAAGGTAAACCTAAGAAAGATGATGAAGCGCCTGTGTGGTCTCCTCTCCTAGTAAAACATCCCTCTTAGCCAGAGAATTCAATGGGCTTCTCTCTGTTTTTGGTCAACTTGCCAATTAGCAAAACCCTCTCGAGAACACATCAGAGGTGTAAGTGAGCCATGGCCATGGAGGAATCATGTAATGAGTCAGGTGCCGTTACATAATTAGATACACAGGGTGTTGTGACACCTCATTAAAGCCTCGTTCTGTAAGCACGCTTTTAATTAGTCAGACAACTCGGGCATGAACTGTTTTCTCTGACTGCATAGGTTTTCAGAGAACTGCATTTTGAACATGTCCAAAGTTAACTACGGGATTGATCCGCTATTATCTCATGCTCTATTGATCTTTAAATGGTAAAGGAAGATAAAAGGGAGTGCACGGGTCAGTGTTGTCTGCCTTCTTCTGAACAAGATTGCACTATTATTTATTGAAGCATTATTAAAGGATTGTTTATAATaaccacaaaatggaaacagcctAAGTGCCCACAAGCGGGTGAATAATGAAGATGTCATGAGTCTGTATGAGATAAGATGATCCCGCCATGAAAAGGAGTCCAGTCTTGTCATTGTGACAAGTTGGACGGAGCTAGAGGTCCTCAGGCTAAGGAAGGCAGTCACAGAGAACCAAGTTCAGAGTAACTCCAGCCCTAAGCCAAAATGAACCACGTTGGTCTCGAAGATGAACACGGACTGGAGTTTGCCAGAGACTGGGGTGACGCTGTgtgtttggggggagggtatgagggaagGTTGGTCAGCCTGTGCTAAGTTACAGGTAGGAACAAGACAGGGTGCTGAGATGGCCCAGGTAGCAAGATGGCTACCGTTAATAATGTGCTGTGTATCTCAAAAATACATTAGAAAGATTTTAGGTATTTCATCATAAGGAAAGTGGTaagtaggctggagagatggctcagtggctaaggccATTGGGTGCTCCTCCAGAGAccacaggtttgattcccagtatccgcatggcagctcacaaccatctataactgaaatcccaggggatcccatggCCTTtgagggcatcaggcatgcatagAGATAgaagcaggcaaaatacccatgtacaaaaaaaataacataaaatttaaattacttttaaaaaagaaaagtgtataAAGAGaggctgaaaggaaataaaacttgagacctgtggtTCATgcaatttatgtcaaatagcccaaagagttgtttgtgagctttgaaacctggggctgagaacatagcagaacaggccaggacatgcccgggcaagcccgTCATTAcgtgtcctgactggcctagtgcctccctatctcccgcccttctgacagtctgttaatgtttaaatgaaccaatcatgtaaaaccgcgccaattcctcccccagccccaccccttttctataaaagtccctagcttccaagcctcggggtcaaaaccactgtctcctgtgtgagatacgtttcgaaccggagctccgccattttGGCTCCACCAtatggtcgacacctctgtctcctgcgggagatatgtgtcagcccggagctccgtcattaaactacctcatgcttttacatcaagatggtcgtctgttcgtgattcttgggtgcgtgCCGAATCgaaaattgagtgggggtttccccactaggttctttcaaggcATGTTTAACTTGATTTGAACATCACACAATAAAACacttatatgaatatacatacataatacctCATTAAGGAATCCAATTTTGTATGTTTTATGTACCAGCTAAAAATTAAAAGGCCTGGGTATGTGGCTTAGGTGCTGGACTATTTGCCTTAGACACAAAGTCCTTGATTCGATTTCTTACATTGCATAAACCAAcacctagcatttgggagacagaagcaggaggaacaaTAGTTTAAGGTCAAGactagctacatagtgaatttaagGCTAGTCtctatctcaaaattaaaataaaattttatgaaattaaagaggaaaacaaaagagagatGGGTCAAGAAATAAAGCAAAGCGCCCTTTCAACTGCACAGTTTTTACAAAGGCAGTGAGTTGACCATGAGGCTCGGAGCTCTTCTGCATCTTCATTCAGCTTACACCTGTTGTTCTCAGAAGATGACTGAGCCCACTGACCTCCAAAGCCATGGCATGACTGCTTCTGGGTATGTTTGCGGGCAGAAAGGGTCTGTGGGCTCTCAGTTTTGGCTCTCGGTGACAGCCCCCTTTCTTTTGTTTATGTCTCCAAGTGCCAGCTCTGAAAGCCGGGTTGAGTGGGGATGCAATTACCTACCACCCAGGTGCTCGTTTTAACTTTTCTAGAACATAAAGTGTATTCATTCCGTGGGCTTCTCCCCCTCACAGTTCTCAAGGAGTCCAAACCACCCCTGACCAGAAGACTCTTGAGTAACTGAGAGcctcagaggtgaggaggagatACTTTAAGTTTTCTCCAAGAGACTGCTTCTCACACAGACCAAGGTCAAATTCAAGTAACGGTTGGGACttctaattaaaatatgtacaaataATCTATTTTAGTTCTCTGCCACCAATAGCTATTTCGAGAACATTCTAGGGTTCCGGTGAGGGAGAAGATGATGAGGGACGGAGACAGTGAGATGGAAGTGTTTATTCACTGCATCCTTGGTCACCTAGCTCGTTCTTTAGTACAGAAAGGGACAGGCAGTCAGCAGTGTTGGCTATTCTTCCTCGGCTAAGTGAAAGCAATTCTCTCTGGATTCAAGCCCAGGCACCACAGGAGTGCTGCTCTGAGGTGTGTCCCATACTATTAGACAATGACAAGAACAAAGGAGAGCTTATTATGAGTCAAATATATTCATTCCTGTGTCCTGGGCCCAGAACAGAAATGACCTCAGGTGAAACGTTCACTCTACAGTCTCACTTAGAAAAAGCACTGTTCAGGGTCTGTTTTCCCTCATAGCTTATGAAAGAGACAGACTTGAGAGTTGCCACCATGACAGAgggcttgcctggcatgtgtgaagTCCTGGGTACCAGCAccgagaaggaaagaaggggcgGACTGAGAGAGCCTGGGAGGGGCTAGGAGTTCTTACTTGGATAGGGTATTGAAAGCAGGGTCATGAGAATTATCCTGCCAGTTACTAAAATACAAGGTCCAAACTGACTTCCAAAATGAAATGGCAAATCAGTGCTGTTTGTGATCTTAGTCGTGGGTATAAAGCACACGGCCTAAAGCTGGGAccgttggtggttttgttttcaatagatattttctttttaactggCATGTAGTCATCACACATCATGTATAGCAGATAGTGTGAAATTTCAGCATCAGCGTATAAGGATCCAAGCAGGGCAGGGCATAGCTTTTCCATCGCTCCTTTCTTGAATTTTAGTTTTCCTtgtgtgctggggactgaaccgaGGGTTTCATGCATGAGAATCAAGCACTGTTCctactgaactacatccccagcccatggCCATGAATGAGTCTGGACATGGTAAACTCGGGATGTTATAACAGCTAGCTCTCACATAAACCAGGAAGAGGACTCTACTGCAGAATGGAACCCAGCTGCACACTAGACTAAATATCTCTTCACTCGAATGTGACTATGAACAGTCTTTACACACAAATTGAAGGAGAAAGTAATCATGGATAGCCCAGGCAAGCCCTTCCGTGCTTAGGGTCAACTCCAGGcactacaaagaaaacaaagggtCAACAGATGTATTCTTGCTTTTGGCATAAAGAAAGTCATCACTGGTCTGTGCAGAAGCAATTCATTTCTACTAAGTAAAAGGCAATGGAGAGCTCTGCCCTTTACCCAAATATATTAAAGAAACATTGCGAGAGTCACTATAAGGAGATTGCTTTTTGGATGGCTTCAGTTTATCACGCAAGTTTAGAAAACCTCAGGGCTGTATTTGGGGAAGGCTTTGGGAAATGCAGGATGAATTCTAATCACAAAGCAACAGCCAGCTTGACTCTCTTCTGAAAGTGACCATGAGGCACtagctctgagtttgaagtctgACTCTGAAGCTGTACTAAGGGAGCTTGCATGCCTCATGGATTTCTTTAAAGCCCCGGATTGTGGGTATTTCTGCTCAATCTTGTATTTTGTGGATTTAATCCGTGGGATCTACTACCAAGCAAACACTAAATGACAAATGAGAGGACGAGGGGAACTGAGTGGCCTCCAACTTTGTGGACTAGAAGTCAGAATTCACACTGAGGAGCAGAATTTACCAAGCCAGAGCTATGTCCAACTTTGGCTTATCTTCAAGGTGTGCGAAGCCTGGCTTGCTGCTTCCTAGTTGGTACTGTTCTTAAAACAGGCTGGGGAGTGCAGGGGCTGGACTACGGAGCCATATCCTCCCTAGGTTGTGCCAAGAAGAAAGCAGGGAGAGCAAGTTTACTTTAGAAACTGAAAACCACCTCAAGCCAGCTCCGAATTCAGCTTCTTAAACAAACACATGTTACTTTGTGTCTGGCCAGAAAAGgacaagaaaggagaagaaagcttAAGAACTTTTGGACAGATATAAACTCAAAGCAGGCTGTTGACAGCAGACCAGCCATCCCATAATAAATTAAAACTGTCTTAGCCTGCTCTCTATTGCACTTGCCAACACATTAAACCTttcccagcctttttttttttgttgttgttgttactatgtagccctggctgttctgtacTCTCTATGTCGATTAGGCtcccctcaaactcacagagatccttctacctttgcctcccaagtgctgggattaaaggcatttccAGGCATCTTGATTTAGGCTATGGCCCCACATCACGGGAAGCCATGCGTTGTACTTTAAATTGATAAACTGAGTCACCCTCCACAGGTCTGCTGCAGCCTCCCCTCTGCTTACATACATGGTCACTCAGTGCATGCTTATGGAACAGTGGCTGCATATGCAATTCCGTCTACGCCTCCTTTCCTCAAATGCCTAGGAATAACTAAATACgggagaaactggagaaagctgaTTTTAAAAGACACATCATCTCTTTTCAAAACAACCCCAAACCCAGATACCTCATCAGTCAATACTTACTTGTAACGCAGAAAGAGCCACTGGGTGATCCATAACCCAACCAATACCATCCCGTTTATTTCTGATACAGAAAATGCCCATTTGACCCGGTCGAAGTAATCAAAAAACTTGTCTGGGAGCGGAGGGCTGAGCTCCTTGGGAGGGACCCTCTCGTGCACGACGGTGATCATGACGGTTGTCAGGATGAGGTTGAAGAGCGCATACACAAAGGCGATGCCTGTTTTCCACCACTCCAGGGGAAACTTGTTCTTGGAGTCGTTGGGCATGGAAATCTGGATGTAGTCCGGGTATTTTTTGGCACCCTTTCGTAACCCGTTGGATAAGGTCTTGGGTTTGCCCTTGCCATTTTTGCCCTCTTCCTCTACAGCTTCGGTGGGGCTTGTGTAAGTGTTGGTGGAGTCGTTGGTTTGACTTTCCAAGTGACCTTCAAGTTTTGCTGTCTCTATGATATCCATTGTCCGCCACCCTCCAGGGCTAAAGGAGATGGTAAGGTTCTTGGTTTCTGTGGGAACCTTTCTCTTTTAAATCCTTCTACTTGCGAGATCAACATGGACTCTTAGAACTGATGATGTGTGCTGATACGAAATGTAGTCGGTGGCCTGCTGGTTCCTAGTCCTTCCATACAACAACCTGCTGTGTAGTCACCACAAGGAAGCTGGTTCTCTTTCCCACAGATGATGTTATTGTTCCTTCTACGAACGAGACAAAAGGAGGTCAGAAATGGCTTGTCTAATTACCAACCATGTGAAATATTAACATACTTGAGGTAAGGAAACGAGTATCAAAGGTGCCTGCTTTACAAAGGTATCCTCAGAACACAGTCAAGAATGCTGAGATTGGATTTATTTATAAGGTGCTAGATTGCTTAATCTTCGAATGTTTGTCTCTCTTTGAGCTGATGTCAGCATGGATAAGAGCAACTCATCAATCAACTCCCAGTTAACGCCTTCCAATAAAGCCGGGACTTAGGTACTTAACATTTCGGACACTTCACAAGTTGCTAACCATGAAGTCACAATTCACCAGAACCTGCCAGGAGCCCGCACCACGCCTTCCTGATGCTGGCTCTTGTCTAAGAAGAAGGAACAAACGGCAGGACACGGTGGCTCACGCTTCTAATGACAGCattcaagagactgaggcaggaggactactgTGACTTTAAAGCCACCCcgaactacatagtaagttccaggttaACCCAAGATAACATGTgtgaaaacatttcaaaaatataaataaaataaaagggtcAAAGAATTGAAAACCCCTGAACTGTTACTGTCAGcattttccagaacagcctgCTTTCTGACTTTCTACTTTAACCCCGATGATCCCTTTAGCGACGACTTTTATGTACAGACTGCAAAGTAACACACTGATTCAACATATTAAAACGTACTTAAGATAACACCACCTCCGTTTATCCCTTTATCTCCAGCGACACATACCATAAACAAAGTCAACAACCTTCAAACTACCAAAGTAGAAAGATGCATGAAGCCTTTGCTGTGTCTCATTTGGGAAAGGGTTAGAAGTAGCCTTGGGGTAACCTCCTAAAATTGCCACAGGACACTGAATTCTATCTTGATACAGTCATCAGAATTTTCTACCAAGCAGCAGAACTTTTCTCGAAAGCGTCCCACTTGGATCACTTACCTACCTCAGCTGAGGATAAGCGCCTTTGCTTTCAGGGCCACACGGGCTCCAAGGAGCAGACACTTCTTGCTGCAGGGAGGGAAAGCCCGAGACTCTTATACTGGCCCGCACTATGGCCCAGCTGTTCCCAATTTAGGAAAGCAGCATTTAGCCAGGCCACCAGCCCAGCCACCTGAGGAGTTTTGAAACCTTGTAATTAGT contains the following coding sequences:
- the Sgms2 gene encoding phosphatidylcholine:ceramide cholinephosphotransferase 2, which produces MDIIETAKLEGHLESQTNDSTNTYTSPTEAVEEEGKNGKGKPKTLSNGLRKGAKKYPDYIQISMPNDSKNKFPLEWWKTGIAFVYALFNLILTTVMITVVHERVPPKELSPPLPDKFFDYFDRVKWAFSVSEINGMVLVGLWITQWLFLRYKSIVGRRFFFIMGTLYLYRCITMYVTTLPVPGMHFQCAPKLNGDSQAKIQRILRLISGGGLSITGSHILCGDFLFSGHTVVLTLTYLFIKEYSPRHFWWYHLVCWLLSAAGIICILVAHEHYTVDVIIAYYITTRLFWWYHSMANEKNLKVSSQTNFLSRAWWFPIFYFFEKNVQGSIPCCFSWPLSWPPGCFKSSCRKYSRVQKIGEDNEKST